TCGCAGGAGGCCGAGCGGCAGCGGGTGGGGCTGGAACTCATCGCCTCGGAGAACTTCACCTCCGCCGCCGTGCGCGCGGCTCAGGGCAGCGTCCTGACGAACAAATACGCGGAGGGCTACCCCGGCAAGCGCTGGTACGGCGGCTGCGAGGTCGTGGATCAGGTGGAGCGCCTCGCCATCGAGCGGGTGAGGGAGCTGTTCGGGGCGGCGTGGGCGAACGTGCAGCCGCACTCGGGGTCCAGCGCGAACCTCGCCGTGTACAACGCCCTGATCGAGCCGGGCGACACGGTGCTGGGCATGGACCTCTCGCACGGCGGGCACCTGACGCACGGCAACCCGGTCAACTTCTCCGGCCTGCGGTACAAGATCGTCGGCTACAAGGTCAACCCCGAGACGGAACTGATCGACATGGACGAGGTGCGCCGCCTCGCGCACGAGCACCAGCCCAAGATGATCATCGCCGGGGCGAGCGCGTACAGCCGCACCATCGACTTCGCGGCCTTCCGCGAGGTGGCGGACGAGGTGGGGGCCATTCTCTTCGCGGACATCGCGCACATCGCGGGGCTGGTGGCGGCGGGGCTGCACCCCAACCCCCTGCCCCACGCGCACGTCGTCGCCTCCACGACCCACAAGACCCTGCGCGGGCCGCGCGGCGGAATCATCCTGTCGAACGACCCGGAACTGGGCGCGCGGATCGACCGGGCCGTTTTCCCCGGCTATCAGGGTGGGCCGCTGGAGCACGTCATCGCCGCGAAGGCGGTCGCGTTCGGCGAGGCGCTGCGGCCCGAGTTCCGGGATTACTGCGCGCGGGTCATCCGCAACGCGCAGGCGCTCGCGCGGGCCTTTCAGGAGCGGGGCTACCGGGTCGTGTCGGGCGGCACCGACAACCACCTCCTCGTCCTCGACCTGCGCCCGCAGGGGCTGAACGGCACGAAGGCGACCAAGCGGCTCGACGCCAACAGCATCACCATCTCGAAGTCAACCCTCCCCTACGACACCGAGAAGATTCTCCACGGCGGCGGCATCCGCCTGGGCACCCCCGCCCTCACCACGCGCGGCCTGACGGAGGCGGACATGGAAACGGTCGCCGGGCTGATCGACCGAGCATTGAAGGGCGAGGACGTGAAGGCCGAGGTCCACACCTTCGCGGGGGCCTTCCCTCTGCCGTAAACCAAGACGTTGCGGGGGTGGAAGAGGTTTGATCTCTCCCACCCCCAGCTTGTGGCACTCGGGGAAACGCAAGTCACCAAATGACTTACGACTTCTCAAAACAAAAAAGCCCCCACCCATGTTTCAGGGCAGGGGGGATGGAGCGGGAGACGAGATTCGAACTCGCGACATCTACCTTGGCAAGGTAGTGCTCTACCAGCTGAGCTACTCCCGCGTCGTTCAGAGCAAGAACGGATCGGAACCGCTTTCGAT
This genomic window from Deinococcus sp. YIM 134068 contains:
- the glyA gene encoding serine hydroxymethyltransferase, which codes for MTSTAEKPAAQDPAAQDPQIFDLISQEAERQRVGLELIASENFTSAAVRAAQGSVLTNKYAEGYPGKRWYGGCEVVDQVERLAIERVRELFGAAWANVQPHSGSSANLAVYNALIEPGDTVLGMDLSHGGHLTHGNPVNFSGLRYKIVGYKVNPETELIDMDEVRRLAHEHQPKMIIAGASAYSRTIDFAAFREVADEVGAILFADIAHIAGLVAAGLHPNPLPHAHVVASTTHKTLRGPRGGIILSNDPELGARIDRAVFPGYQGGPLEHVIAAKAVAFGEALRPEFRDYCARVIRNAQALARAFQERGYRVVSGGTDNHLLVLDLRPQGLNGTKATKRLDANSITISKSTLPYDTEKILHGGGIRLGTPALTTRGLTEADMETVAGLIDRALKGEDVKAEVHTFAGAFPLP